In Flavobacterium cerinum, one genomic interval encodes:
- a CDS encoding PNGase F N-terminal domain-containing protein, whose translation MKKLLTTLFVLHFCLLYAQIAVIPSNGYKITYLKSSNGKTIENQDPVLVFATEDQTVLVSSEKIISRKAAYPYEQTFIDLNDLNYTQFAHLSTTKSAVTIDTTSLESQKFEITGDTKTILGYKCRKAKTIINSNTIELWFTDALKVKGAPTVLGQNLGLVLEMVRNNNFAITAKKIERQKKISPRWMTTNQFSNTTIETDLLTYRDLLWKSRFTTINVFNNEIINFSDHSKSNDSILRFANGSIILKKIRFPKIKPGSQLFLELQEQSNGDAYDRTGSVFVIPEDQSLSFFDGLKNGVKTLPIYDNGNGKHYQGVVRTSNYTPLLELMRFFTPFGIKQYNHIALKDKKWHEIVPYRQDISDLQTALNNQTVWVGTFIGNYDKGGHKISLDITIHNEEKHSPAARFIFPLFNTTNIMEMAGQEYATMFDNEKGLEVTFDLPHDIKNAQLRYITTGHGGWENGDEFVPKKNSIFLDQQEVFAFTPWRQDCGSYRLFNPASGNFNNGLSSSDYSRSNWCPGTVTNPITIALGDLKAGKHTLQIRIPQGPREGNSFSSWNVSGVLIGN comes from the coding sequence ATGAAAAAATTACTTACCACATTATTTGTATTACATTTCTGTCTTTTATATGCCCAGATAGCTGTAATTCCTTCCAACGGTTATAAGATAACCTACCTGAAAAGCTCCAATGGAAAAACTATCGAAAATCAGGATCCTGTTTTGGTTTTTGCTACTGAAGACCAAACCGTTTTAGTAAGCAGTGAAAAAATCATATCCCGAAAAGCAGCTTACCCTTATGAGCAGACTTTTATTGATTTGAATGATCTCAATTATACGCAATTTGCTCATTTGAGTACAACAAAGAGTGCTGTAACGATTGACACTACTTCACTGGAAAGTCAGAAATTTGAAATAACCGGAGACACGAAGACCATTTTAGGCTATAAGTGCCGGAAAGCAAAAACGATTATTAACTCCAATACAATTGAACTTTGGTTTACCGATGCTCTTAAGGTTAAAGGCGCACCTACCGTTTTAGGCCAAAATCTCGGATTAGTACTCGAAATGGTTCGCAACAACAATTTTGCGATAACGGCAAAAAAAATAGAACGGCAAAAGAAGATTTCGCCACGTTGGATGACTACAAATCAATTTAGTAATACAACAATCGAGACCGACCTTCTTACGTATCGCGATTTGCTATGGAAAAGTCGTTTTACTACAATCAACGTTTTTAACAACGAAATCATTAATTTTTCCGATCATTCGAAATCAAATGACAGTATTCTACGATTTGCCAATGGCTCTATCATTCTCAAAAAAATACGTTTCCCGAAAATCAAACCAGGCAGCCAACTTTTTCTTGAGCTACAGGAACAATCTAACGGCGATGCTTATGATCGAACCGGTTCCGTTTTTGTAATTCCCGAAGACCAGTCTCTTTCCTTTTTTGACGGATTAAAAAACGGTGTCAAAACACTTCCTATATATGATAACGGAAACGGCAAACACTATCAGGGCGTAGTTCGTACAAGCAATTATACCCCGCTATTAGAACTGATGCGTTTTTTCACTCCATTTGGCATTAAACAATACAACCATATTGCCTTGAAGGATAAAAAATGGCATGAAATTGTCCCGTATCGTCAGGATATTTCCGACTTACAAACGGCTTTAAACAATCAAACGGTATGGGTAGGTACTTTTATCGGAAACTATGATAAAGGCGGGCATAAGATCAGTTTAGACATCACCATTCACAACGAAGAAAAACATTCGCCGGCTGCTCGTTTTATCTTTCCATTATTTAATACAACCAATATAATGGAAATGGCCGGGCAGGAATATGCTACAATGTTTGACAATGAGAAAGGTCTGGAAGTTACTTTTGATTTACCTCATGATATCAAAAACGCACAGCTTCGCTATATCACTACAGGACATGGCGGTTGGGAAAACGGAGATGAATTTGTCCCAAAAAAGAACAGTATCTTCCTCGATCAACAGGAAGTTTTTGCTTTTACGCCATGGCGACAGGATTGTGGTTCTTATCGTTTATTCAATCCGGCTTCCGGAAATTTCAACAACGGACTTTCCTCTTCCGATTACAGTCGGTCGAACTGGTGTCCCGGAACGGTAACCAATCCGATCACGATTGCACTTGGCGATTTAAAAGCAGGAAAACACACCTTACAGATTCGAATTCCGCAAGGTCCGCGCGAAGGGAATAGTTTCAGCTCCTGGAATGTTTCCGGTGTGCTGATTGGAAACTAA
- a CDS encoding pyridoxal-phosphate dependent enzyme — protein MKYAKNILETIGNTPLVQLNKVTKEIDALVLAKVETFNPGNSVKDRMAVKMIEDAEADGRLKPGGTIIEGTSGNTGMGLALAAIVKGYKLICVISDKQSKEKMDILRAVGAKVVVCPTDVEPTDPRSYYSVSKRLAEETPNAWYVNQYDNPSNAIAHYEQTGPEIWEQTEGKITHFVVGVGTGGTISGVAKYLKEKNPNIKIWGIDTYGSVFKKYHETGIFDENEIYSYITEGIGEDILPKNVDFSLIDGFTKVTDKDAAVYTRRIALEEGIFVGNSAGAAIKGLIQLKEHFKPEDVVVVLFHDSGSRYVGKMFNDDWMRERGFLEEEITKAEDLIKEHIDKPLVVVRTEELVSHAIERMRKHKISQIPVIDVTGFVGSVDETDLFQSYVADKNVADKPIREVMGAAFPIVKLGTPIDEVSKLINKDNQAVLVDLGNGKHHIITKHDIINSIK, from the coding sequence ATGAAATACGCAAAAAACATATTGGAAACCATTGGGAATACCCCATTGGTACAACTAAATAAAGTAACCAAAGAGATTGATGCTTTAGTATTGGCTAAAGTAGAAACATTTAATCCGGGTAATTCGGTAAAAGACCGTATGGCCGTTAAGATGATTGAAGATGCGGAAGCTGACGGACGATTAAAACCGGGCGGGACCATTATCGAAGGAACATCCGGAAATACAGGAATGGGATTGGCATTGGCAGCAATCGTAAAAGGATATAAGCTGATTTGTGTTATCTCCGATAAACAATCGAAGGAAAAAATGGATATTCTACGTGCTGTAGGAGCGAAAGTAGTGGTATGTCCTACAGATGTGGAACCAACTGATCCGCGTTCGTATTATTCTGTATCAAAGCGTCTGGCGGAAGAAACACCGAATGCCTGGTATGTAAATCAATACGATAATCCGTCAAATGCGATTGCACACTACGAACAAACCGGTCCGGAAATTTGGGAACAAACCGAAGGTAAAATTACGCACTTTGTTGTTGGAGTAGGAACCGGAGGTACAATTTCCGGTGTAGCGAAATATTTAAAAGAGAAAAACCCGAACATCAAGATATGGGGAATTGATACCTATGGTTCTGTATTTAAAAAATACCATGAAACCGGAATTTTTGATGAAAATGAAATCTATTCCTATATCACAGAAGGTATCGGAGAAGATATTCTGCCGAAAAACGTTGATTTTTCTTTGATCGATGGTTTTACTAAAGTAACGGATAAAGATGCAGCGGTGTATACGCGCAGGATTGCTTTGGAAGAAGGAATTTTTGTAGGTAATTCAGCCGGTGCTGCTATAAAAGGATTGATTCAGTTAAAAGAGCATTTTAAACCGGAAGATGTTGTTGTAGTGTTATTCCACGATAGCGGTAGCCGTTACGTAGGAAAAATGTTTAACGATGACTGGATGCGCGAACGTGGCTTTTTAGAAGAAGAAATTACAAAAGCAGAAGACTTGATCAAAGAACATATTGATAAGCCGTTGGTTGTTGTACGTACGGAAGAATTGGTATCACATGCCATCGAAAGAATGCGTAAACATAAAATATCGCAAATTCCGGTAATCGATGTAACCGGGTTTGTAGGCTCGGTTGATGAAACGGATTTGTTCCAAAGTTATGTAGCCGATAAAAATGTGGCGGATAAACCAATCAGAGAAGTAATGGGTGCCGCTTTTCCTATTGTAAAATTAGGAACTCCGATTGATGAAGTTTCAAAACTGATTAATAAAGATAATCAGGCTGTATTGGTTGATTTGGGTAACGGAAAACACCATATCATCACGAAACACGATATTATCAATTCGATTAAATAA